GACGTGGACATCTCCGCGCTGATGACCAAACTCGCCCAGCAGCAGCTTGCATATCAGTCGGTACTTAAATCCACTTCGATGATCATGAACTTGAGCTTGATGAACTATCTCTAGAGTAAGGCATTCGTTGACAAGCATCGGTACGCGCTCTAGGGTACCCGACATCGGAAGGATACGAGGCGGGAATGCTTATACTGACACGTCGTCCTGGGGAATCCATCCACCTGGGTGACAAAATAAAAATTACCGTTCTTGGTGTGCAGGGAAAGCAGATCAAGATTGGCCTGGATGTGCCTCAGGAAATGCCTGTGTATAGAGAAGAAGTATACCTGCGTGTGCTCGAACAGAACCGCATGGCACTTGAAGCGGATCAACAAGACGTTCTCGCGGCGGCGGCATTATGGCAAAAAAGCAAGAACGAGTGATCCAGAGCCGAATAGGCAAGCTGATCATCCCTGCCGAGCGGATACTGCATTTCCCCCGGGGGATCATTGGTTTTGAGAGCGAGCGTGAATTCACCTTGGTGAAGATCAAGGAAGATTCGCCCTTTCTCATACTGCAGAGCATGAACGATCCTCGCCTGGGACTCATGGTGGTAGACCCCTACAGCTTCATCCAGGACTACGATGTGGTGGTGGGTGATGCCGAGCGCAAGCTCCTGCGCATCGAGAACATACGCCAGGTCATGGTGCTGGTCACCGTCACCATCCCTCCAGGCAGGCCAGAAGACACCACCCTCAACCTCACCGGACCTGTGGTAATCAACATGCAGGCCCGCATCGGCCTCCAGGTTCCCCAGACGGACGCCAAATACCTGACCCATTTCAAGCCTGGAGAGTTGTTGGAAAATAAATAGCGAAAGCTGTTTTGCTGCTCTGGAATGTGAAACCGGGCGCCCGATGGCGCCCGGTTTTTTTGTTCAGATCGCTCTGTACGGGAAGGGCCGAAACGTATCAGGTCCGAACCTTCAATGCTTTGACGCGCAAGAGGCGCGGCGGAGGGCCGGTCTTGCGCCGGGACTAGAACACCACGGTCTTGTTGCCGTCGATGATTATGCGGTCCTCCAGGTGGGCCTTCACCGCGCGGGCCAGCACCTGTCGCTCCAGGTCCCTGCCCAGGTCTTTCAAGTCTTCCACTCCGTGCCTGTGGGACACGTGGGCGACGTCCTGGGCGATTATCGGGCCAGCGTCGAGTTCTTCCGTGACGTAATGGGCGGTGGCCCCGATGATCTTCACCCCTCGGTCGAATGCCTGATGGTAGGGCGCAGATCCGACAAAGGCTGGCAGGAAGGAGTGGTGGATGTTTATGACAGGACCTGGTGCCTGAGATATGAAATCAGCCGAGAGTATTTGCATGTAGCGAGCCAGCACAACTGCGTCGGCATGTCCGGCCAAGTGCTCGAGGATGGCGTTTTCCGCGCCTTGTTTGCCTTCAGTATCCCGTGGCACCGGGACGTGGTGAAACGGCACCCCGAACCGCTCAACTTCATGACGAAGGTCGGGGTGATTGCTGATAACCATGGACAGCGAGCATGGGAGCTCCCCACGGGAAACACGCCAGAGAAGCTCCATCAGGCAGTGCTCGTGGCGCGACACCATGATCGCCAGTTTCTTTGGGGGCCAGGCGTAGTAGATGCCCCAGCGCATCTCGAAAGGCTTTGCCACAACCCTGTCAAAGGCGGACATGAGAGCCTCACGGCCCAGGTCAAGGTTGGGGGTCTGGAATTCAAGGCGCATGAACAGCGTTCCGCCTTCGGGGTCGGTGGAATGCTGGTCGAGCTGGGTGATGTTGGCGCCGTGGGTGAAAATGAACTGGCTCACAGCTGCAACGATGCCGGGTCGGTCCGGGCAAGTAATGAGCAGTCTGGCTGTTGTGCGAAGGGACGGGGTGGAATCGGTTCTCATCCGGAAAAACTATCGGAAAGGAGCGGGGAAATCCACTTGTGGTGCGGGGGGAGCGTGATGGGTGCGGTGCTTGGCCGGGACGGCCGGTTGAACCACCCCGGGACGGTCGTCCTGGGTGTTGAGGCGAAAAAAAACAGGCATGAAAGCTCGCCAAGCGAGGATAATTAATCCAAGCTTGGCGAGCGAGAGTGCCTTTTCATGGTTGGCCGCCTCCCGGACGGCAAATTGTTCTAGCGCAGGAAGTCGAGTTCGCCTTCGACCATTTTTTCGGCGATACGCCGTGAATCCAGGTTGTACGTGCCCGCCTGAACCTGATTCTTAAGCGCCTCGACCCTGTCAACCCGGACGTCTGGGCTCTCCGCCGCCACCTTGGCGGCTTCGGCCACCAGTTTGGAGTCGGAGGAAACAGACACCCTGTCTCCAGTGGCGGCTTGGCTCTTGGCTTTTGCCTTGGCTTTGTCAGCCTTGGCGGTCGCTTCGGAACCTTCGCCCTTGTCCACCTTGGACTGTGCGTACGGGTTTGCTCCTCCCAAAATCTTTTTGATGTCCATGATCCCCTCCCCGACGGCTTCTGCCGCCGAGATGCCTCGCAAGACTCCGTTTCCGGTAAGGGCCCTCTCCCCAGATGGCCTGACTTGCTGGCACTCTTGCGGGCTTTAGCCCGCTAAAGCATCGTTTCGTCGACCTTTTCGAGTGCGATGTGCCAGAGCTTCTCCAACACCTTCGCCCGCTCGGCGCCGGTCACTTCGACCGCGTTTTTTTCACCCGGGACCCGAAAGATCTGCAAGTCCTGTTCCTCGGGAGGGTAGGCGAAAAGGAACTTCGTGCGAAACGCGGTTTCCAACTCTCGAAGTATTTCCTCCACGACTGGATTGTCGGAACCTGTGACGATCAGACTCTCGACAATTTCAGCAGCCACTTTGTGCACCAGTTCGCGGCGCTTGGCTTCGCGGGAGATTTCGATCTGGTCCTCCGCCCCGGCCGCCCGAAGCGAACGCCTGTATCGTGCCAGCCGTCTGGCCGTCGTAACCTGCCGCCCGTAGGTGCGAAGCATGTTTCGGAGCAGGGCGGGGTTCGCAGCCATTCTCGATTCTCCTCGCTCGTCACGTACTCTATCGGTCAGTAACAGTGAAGTCTTTAGGGTGGCTTTTAAAAAAAGCCATATCCATTTTTGCCAGTAATGCCGGATACGTCTTGAAGCCAGGTCCGCTTTGCTCTAGACACGCGCTATGCAACCAGCGGTGCGCGATGTTCTCGTGGTGGTCAAGGCCGGGGACGAAAAGGCCCGGGCAATGGCTCAGCAACTTCTCTCCTGGCTTTCCGGCCTCGGGTCCTCGGGACGCGTGGTGGAAAACCGCACGGACCAGGAAGGGTGTTTCGACGCGTTCTGCCTGGTGGGAACCCTGCCCAGGCCGCAGCTCGCCGTTGTTCTGGGCGGCGATGGAACCATGATCAGCGTGGCCCGCAAGCTGGCCGGCGAGTCGGTGCCGCTTCTGGGAATCAATCAGGGCCGGCTGGGTTTTCTGACCCAGCTCACTGCCGAGGACTGGCAGGAGCCGCTGAAACAGGTGATAGTGAAGGGTTTCTCCGTTGGCCAGCTCATCATGCTCGCCTGCGAAGTGGCCCGCGACGGCAGGCAGGTTTTTTCCAGCGGCGCGGTGAACGACGTGGTTGTGCGCGGGTCCATGGCCCGGCTCATCAAGGTCGGCGTCGTATTCGGCGGAGAAAAGCTGGGCGGCTTCCGGGCCGACGGCATGGTGGTGGCCACGCCCACGGGCGCAACCGCCTATTCCATGAGCGCGGGCGGGCCGCTGGTCCACCCGGATCTTCGGGTGCTCACCCTTACCCCCATCTGTCCGTTCCTGTGCGACTTCAGGCCAATGGTTCTCCCCACCGACCGTCCGCTTGACCTTGGAGTGGAGGAGGCCACCGCGGATGTCGTGCTCACCTGCGACGGGCAGTCCACCTTCCCCCTGAAGCCAGGCGACTGGATAAGGGTGCGCCAGGCCCCGCATTCGCTCAAGCTCGTGGCCGTGGGCAGGCATACCTATTTCAACAAGCTTTTGGATAAGGGATTCATCAGGGAACGTTGATGCGCTGTGGAAGGAAAACGGAATACTTACGCTAAGCGCGGGTATAACCCTCCATATCGTTTGACTTCTTACAGGATTGACCCCATCAGAGAACGATGAGCCCGGTCAGCTTTCCCTCCATCGGTTCCCCCTCGGAACTGCGCTACGGCAAAGACCCTCTCCTCGATGCCTGGATTCTCCATTTCATGAGCGAGAACCACATCGAATACAGCATCGACCCCCTGCGCAACGCTTCACCTGAGCAGATGCGCTTCATGGTGGCTCTTGGGCCGGACCAGATCTATGTGCCCTGTTCCGACGTCATGCTGGGACACCTGCTGGAAAAGAATCAGGAACCGGCCCTCATGGACGCCTACGCCAAGGTCTGGCGCATGGTGCTGGAGCTTATAGAAAACCACTGCCCGGGCCAGTACGAAAAGATGATGATCCTCGCGCTGTGCGACCACAAATACCGCCAGGCGGTGAACGCGCCGGTGCTCATTCCGTCCAGGCTCTTAAAGCGCCTGACGTCGGTCTTTTTGGCCCAGGCCGGCCAGGACGACCCGTACCGGGCCCGCAAGCGCGTCATGAACCGCCGGGCCAGGCAGTTCATGGATACGCCGGCCATGAACGCCGCCCTGAACACCTGTCCGGGCATGTCCGCCAACTGCGCGACAATCCGGGACATGCGCTTCGAGCTGGACATGCTGGAGATTTCTCGCCTCCTGTGCCTTTCGGTCTGGAGCAAGGTCTGGAAAGACGACCAGGGGTTCCCCCAGCCCGAGGAAATCGAACGGGAGGTCTTAAACTGCGGCCCGTTCGACGCGTTCCGCTTAGCCCTGGACCCGGGCAAGCCCAAGTCCATGAAGATTCTCTACCTCCCGGACACGGCGGGAGGGATGCTCTTCGATCTTCTGGTGGTGCGTTCGCTGCTGCGCATGGGGCACAGGGTGATCATGGCGCTCAAGGAAGGCTTTTTCTTCGACTGCCCCACGGTATGGGACGCGGACGAGGACCCGATCCTGGCGCAGTATTTTTCCATGTTCGGGGCGCGCATCCTGGGCGACAACCGGGTGGGCAAGAATCAGCTCCTCCAGGCCATCAAGGAGAACCCCTTCCTGGTGATCTCCGACGGGACCAGGGAACGGCTCAACCTGTACAAGACCAGCATCACCTTTGCGCGGGCTTGGAAGGAGTCGGACCTGATCATCGCCAAGGGCGAGCTCAACCATCGCCGCCTCATGATGACCAAGACCGAGTTCACCCGGGACGTCATCAGCGTACACCGGGACCAGGAAGGAACGCTGCGCATCGAGTTCAAGCCGAAGCCCTCCAAGCTTCGCACCTTCACCGAACCCGAGATCACGGCCAAGGCCGAGGCCATCATCACCCGCATGCGTTCCGAAAAGTCGGCGGGCAAGTCCATCATGTTCTATTCGGCCATTGTGGGCTCCATTCCCCATGAAACCGAGACAGCCATCACCATCCTGCACACCTTCGTCAAACACCTGAGGGCCAAGCTCGCCGGGACCTACATCATCAATCCGGCGGAGCACTTCGAGGAAGGCATGGACGCCGACGACCTGATGTTCATGTGGGAGAAGGTGCAGCGCTCGGGGCTCATCAACGTGTGGCGATTTCAGTCCACCCAGGACATCGAGCAGGCCTTCGAGCTCATGGGGCGCAGCATCCCTCCGGTCTGGGCCGGAAAGGACGCCACTTTCTCCACAGGCTGCACCAAGGAAATGCAGATCGCCCTGGACATGCAGCGCTCCCACCCGGAAATGCAGGTCATCGGGCCAGACCCGGAGAAGTTCTTCCGCCGCCGCGAGTACGGGGTAGGGAAGTTCTTCGACGCGGCCATAGCGGCGCGGTAGAATTCTCTTCACCCGGTCTTCGTGAAACTAGGCGTGTCAGCATGAGTCTATACGCCCAAGATTCCGGGAGGTTTTTCCCGGGAGGGTTTGATACAATTTGGCCGGATTGGAAAACAAATCTCAGAAACGGTCTACGCCAGGAGATGGTCAATTGAAGGGAGCCAATGGTTCCTTTGGGGAAACCCCGCCTCCCGTTGTGCGCCTGAGGCTATGGCTGGAAACGGAGGACGGCATGTTCTTCGGTACGGGCCGGGGCATGCTCCTCGAGGCCGTGGACCGTTTCGGCTCGCTCAAGAAGGCCGCCGAGCATCTGGGCATGTCCTACCGGGCGGCCTGGGGCAAGATAAAGAGAACGGAAAAGGTGTTAGGCGTCGTGCTCATCGAGCAGGCCGGGAGCAGAAATGGAGGACACAGGCTCACGCCTGGCGGACGGCTTCTCATGGACAAGTTCCGCGAGTGGTATGAGGCGGTGGAGAACTCCGCTGTGGACAAGGCCCGGGAACTCTTCCCCTGGGCCTGCCTAAGTTTCAAAGAGGCGCGCAAGATGAAGCGTGGGTTGGCCAGGGACGCGGGCGACGCCGACGAGAGTTGATCCCTGGCAGGAGTGCGTTGTGGCGGTTCGTCGGGAGATCGCCGATACCAAGTCCATCCTTTCGTTAATTCTAATCAGCGTCCCTTGCGCACATGAAATAATCCCCGTGCCCAGGGAAATCACAATTCCAGCTTATAGAGGCTGACGCCCTCGCCATAGACCTCCATCCCGGGGCCGTAGCGGTACTCCCTGACGAGGGTAAAACCCAGGGTGGAAAAAAGCCTTTCCGCACGCGTGTTGCCCAGGTCGCAATAAAGCTCCACGGCTTTCGCGCCTGCGGCCCGCAGGTCCTGTTCCACCCTGGCCATGAGGCCTCTGGCCACGCCACCCGCCCGGTTCTCCCTGCGCACGCCGAGAAATTCCACAAGCCATGTTCCAGGCGTTGCCGGTTCGGTCACCGCTGGCAGGGCATCCACGAAGACGCGTTGCCGGCTCAAGATGTTCTCGACCTGTTCGGGATTTATCCCGATGCCGGGTGCAAGATCGCGCAGTGCCTGGGGGGAGAACGGATAATCCGGTGTGGAGATGTCTTCGCGCACCGTGACCGTGCCGGAACACACGCCGTCCACCAGGGCCACATAGGTGTTGTCTATGCGGCCCCAGGGCTGGGCCGGGTGCATGGCCAGGCCAGCCAGCAGCTTGAGCAGGGCCGCTTCAGGCAAGCCGGTGAGGTGATCCAGGAAACCTCGCTTGTGGTGGGAACGGGAGGCCAGAAGGATCATGTCCGCCAGGCATCTGGCGTATCCTGGCCCGGCCCGGTACACGGAGAGGGGTTCGGTATTGTCTACGGGCATGAAGAAAGTCTACCACGCTGGGTGGATAGGGGCAATCGCTTGGACACCGGGCGCTCGCGCCTCCCTTCCAGACGGTCTGGAAGGGAGGTCGCCTGCTGGCTGCTAGCGGCTTTTACACTGGTTCAATGCGTTGTTGCAGTTGGCGATGCACACAGCGCGCTGGTTGGCGTCGCGCATGGTGTTGCAGACGCCCGCGCAGTTCTGCCAGTTCATGTTGCAGTTGGCTTCGACGCGTCTGCGCTGTTGGTCGTAATTCTGCTGGTTAGGGCCGTAATACGTTCCGCCGTGGCGTTGTTGGTAGGTGGGATGGTAATAGCCTTGGCCGGTGTCGTAATAGCCGTCGTCGTAATAGCCGCCCCGTCCGCTCTCCACGCATCCGGCCAGCAGCGAGAGGCTAAGCAGAAGAAATATGGTTGCTCGCATGGTGTCCTCCTGGGATATGCCAAGTAACAAACACCATGAACTTGCGGTCAAGTCAATGCCGCGTTCCCATTGACCCTGTAAGCCCTGGGCTGTAAGACCAAGGCCCGCAAGCACACATCTCCCAGGAGCCTCCCGATATGGCGCAGTATGAGGCGGTGATAGGCCTTGAGGTCCACGCCCAACTTCTGACCAAAAGCAAGATTTTCTGCAGCTGTTCCACCGAGTTCGGCGCGGACCCCAACGAGAACGTCTGCCCCGTGTGTTCAGGCATGCCCGGCGTGTTGCCGGTGCTGAACGCCAGGGCCGTGGAATATGCGGCCAAGATGGGCATGGCCGTGGACTGCGTGGTGAATCCGGTTTCGGTGTTCGCCCGCAAGAACTATTTCTATCCCGATCTGCCCAAGGGCTACCAGATCTCCCAGTACGAGCTCCCCATCTGCGAGCATGGCCGCGTGGACATCCTGGTGGACGGCCAGGCCAAGACCATCGGCGTCACGCGCATCCACATGGAGGAGGACGCTGGCAAGAACATCCACTCCGCCACGGACAACGTGAGCTACGTGGACCTAAACCGCGCCTGCGTCCCGCTTATCGAAATCGTGTCCGAGCCGGACATGCGTTCCTCCGACGAGGCCGTGGCCTATCTTAAGGAGCTACGCTCCATCCTGGTGTATCTGGGCATCTGCGACGGCAACATGGAGGAAGGGTCGTTCCGCTGCGACGCCAACGTCTCCATCAGGCCCGTGGGGCAGGAAGCATTCGGCACCCGCACCGAGATAAAAAACGTCAACTCCTTCCGCCACGTGCGCCAGGCCATCGAATACGAAATCCAGCGCCAGAAGGACTGCCTGGAGGACGGCGAGGCCATTGTCCAGGAAACCAGGCTCTACAATCCGGACAAGAACATCACGGCCAGCATGCGCGGCAAGGAAGAGGCCCACGACTACCGCTACTTCCCGGACCCGGATCTGGTGCCCATAAAGCTCGATCCCGCACAGATAGCGGACTGGCGCTCCGTCCTGCCTGAGCTGCCCCGCGCCAAGCGCGAGCGCTTCATGAAGGATTTCGGCCTCTCCGTGCAGGACGCCGATGTCCTTACCGCCGAGCGCGACGTGGCCGAGTACTTCGAGGCCGCAGTGGCCGCTGGCGGCGATGCGAAAAAGTGCGCCAACTGGATCATGAGCGAGCTCATGCGTGAGATGGCCGAGGCCAAGCTTTCGGCCACCCAGGTGAAGCTTACGCCTTCGGATCTGGCCAAGCTGGTGGCCATCATCGATTCCGGGCTCATTTCCGGCAAAATCGCCAAGCAGATTTTCCCTGAACTCTTCGCCCAGGGCGGCGACCCCGAAGCCCTGGTGAAGGCCAAGGGGCTGGTGCAGATTTCGGATACTTCGGCCCTGGAGGCCGCCATCGACCAGGTGCTGGCCGCCAACCCCGCCGAGGTTGAAGCCTTCAAGGGCGGAAAGACCAAGCTCATGGGCTTTTTTGTGGGCCAGATAATGAAGGCGACCAAGGGCCAGGCCAACCCGGGCCTGGTCAACGAACTTTTAGTGAAAAAACTCAGCTAGGACACACCATGACCGACCATATTCAGTTCTCCCAAGACCAAAATGCCCTGATGCTTCTCGACCAGCGCATCCTTCCCGGACGCGAGGAGTACTTCCTCTGCAAGAACACCTTGGACACCATCTACGCCCTCCAGACCATGGTGGTGCGCGGAGCGCCGGCCATCGGCGTCACCGCCGCCTACGGCTGCTACCTGGCATCGCGCGAAGTTGAACCTTCCGACGCCCAGTGGAAGGCCCGTCTGGAAAAGCTCTTAAAGGAGCTGGAGGAAGCCCGTCCCACGGCGGTCAACCTGCGTTGGGCCGTGGAGCTCATGCGCAGCGCCTGGCAGGCCGAGCAGGGCTTGAGCCTGGAAGGCCTTCAGGCCAAGTGGCTGGCCATGGCCAAGGAGATCCACGCCCAGGACATCGAGATCAACAAGGCCATGGGCCGCTTCGGCGCGGAACTCATCGCCGACGGCGACACGGTGATGACCCACTGCAACGCCGGGGCCCTGGCCACGGCCGGGCACGGCACGGCCCTTGGCGTTATCCGCGGGGCCTGGGAGCAGGGCAAGAAGATCCAGGTAATCGCCAACGAGACCAGGCCCTTTCTCCAGGGTGCCCGCCTGACGGCCTACGAGCTGCACAAGGACGGCATCCCGGTGAAGGTGGCCTGCGACAATGCCTGCGCGCTTCTCATGCAGCGCGGCATGGTGCAGAAGGTGGTCGTGGGCGCGGACCGCATCGCGGCCAACGGCGACGCCGCCAACAAGATCGGCACCTTCGGCGTGGCCATCCTGGCCAAGCATTTCGGCGTGCCGTTCTACGTGGCCGCCCCGGCCAGCACCTTCGACCTGAACACCCCCACGGGCGCGGGCATCCCCATCGAGGACCGCACCCCGCGCGAAGTGACCCACGTGGGCGAACACCAGATCACTCCCGAGGGCGTTGGCGTGTTCAACTACGCCTTCGACGTCACCCCTTCCGAGCTCATCGCCGGGATAGTTACCGAGCGCGGTGTCATCCGCGCCCCGTACGTGGAGAACATCGCCAAGATCATCGGCGGCAAATAGGCGAGGCGTGCGGGCTTTGGGATTTTGAGGCCTCTGGCGGCCAAAAGGCTTGCGCCCTTTGGAATCCCGTTCGGCTTCGCATCATGCAGCCATAAGTAGCTTACAGGGAGTGAGGTTTTGCAGCCGAGGGCGACGGATCGTCTTCAGATCGATCCGAGCCCTCGGGGGCAGGGCCTCACTCCCTGATAACCATACTCAATATCTTTCCCCACTCTTTACGCCGCTGCCAGCAGTGGTACACTCTTCCCCACCGGGAGAATCCAAACATGAAAGTGGTCATAAACGGCAAGGACGCGCAGCTTGAAGACGGTGAAAGCCTGGAAGGCTGCCTCGCCTCCAAGGGCTTCGACGCAAAGGCCGTGGTCGTTGAACTCAATGAATCCATCGTCCCCAAGGACATCTGGCCAACCATCGCCTTGAAGGAAGGCGACCGGCTTGAGGTGGTGTCCTTTGTGGGAGGGGGCTGATATGACTCACGCGTCAGACACGCTTCTCATCGGCGGCCGCATGCTTTCGAGCCGCCTGTTTCTTGGCTCCGGCAAGTACTCGTCCAATTCCCTCATCCCGCCCATCGTGAACGCCAGCGGCGCGCAGGTGATCACCGTGGCCGTGCGCCGGGTGGACCCTGAGGCAGGCCAGGAGAACATCCTCACCCACATCCCCAAGTCCTGCATTCTCATGCCCAACACTTCCGGGGCCAGAAACGCCCAGGAAGCGGTGCGCATCGCACGCCTGGCCAGGGCGGCCGGCTGCGGCGACTGGATAAAGATCGAGGTGATAAGCGACAACCGCTACCTGCTGCCCGACAACCAGGAGACCATAGAAGCCACCCGCATACTGGCCGCAGAAGGGTTCACCGTTCTGCCCTATATGAGCCCGGACCTCATGGCAGCCAAGCGCATGGCCGAGGCGGGCGCGGCGGCAATAATGCCGCTTGGCGCGCCCATCGGGACTAATCGCGGCTTTCGCACCAAGGAACTCGTTCGCATCATGATCGAGGAAATAAGCCTCCCCGTTATCGTCGATGCCGGCATCGGCAGGCCTTCCGAGGCCTGCGAGTGCATGGAGATGGGCGCGGCGGCCGTGCTGGTGAACACCGCGGTGGCCTCGGCCGCGGACCCGGTGGCCATGGCCAGGGCCTTCGGCCAGGCTGTGGCCGCTGGCCGGACAGCGTTTTTGGCCGGGCCCGGAGCGGTGGAGGAGACGGCCAAGGCGTCGTCGCCGCTGACGGGCTTTCTGCACGAGTAAGAGAAGAGTAAAGAGGCTTCCGGCGGCCAAAGGGACTGCGTCCCTTTGGAATCCCGTTTCGCTTCGCAGGAAGCGCGGCGCCGTGTGGCCCTAGCGCTACAGAGCTTTGACCCGGTAACTTAACCGCGAAGCATAATGCCGGGTCCAGGGGGAGGCACTCCCCCTGGCGGGAGAGTCCAGAGAGGGCGGCGCCCTCTCTGGCCAAAAGAGCACCATATCATGACGTTTCACGACGAACTGCGCCGCTACGACGGCCTCGATTTCGACAGGTTCTTCTCGCAGGTGGCCGATGCGGACATAGCCCGCATCATCGCCAAGAACAGGCTTTCCCCCATGGACTACCTGGCGCTTCTTTCCCCCCGCGCCGCGTCCCACCTGGAAGCAATCGCCACGCGCGCCCACGAATTGACCGTCCGGCACTTCGGACGGGCGGTTGTGCTTTTCACGCCGCTTTATCTGGCGAACTTCTGCACCAACCAGTGCGTCTACTGCGGGTTCAACACCAAGAACGAGTTGGAGCGCCGCAAGCTCACCGTGGAGGAGGTGGAGGCCGAAGCGCAGGAGATCGCCAAGAGCGGGCTCAAGCACATCCTCATTCTCACCGGCGAGGACCGCAAGGTCACCCCGGTCAGCTACATGGTGGAGTGCGTGCAGGCGCTCAAGAAGTACTTCACCAGCATTTCCATCGAGGTCTATCCCCTCACCAGGGAAGAGTACGGCGAGCTTGCCGAGGCGGGCGTGGACGGCATGACCATGTTCCAGGAAGTCTACGACGAGCCTGCCTACCTGGAGCTGCACCCCAAGGGGCCCAAGCGCAACTATCTCAGGCGCCTGGAAGCTCCGGAAAGGGCAGCGGCGGCCGGAATCCGTCAGATAACCACCGGGGCGCTCCTGGGCCTGCACGACTGGCGCCGGGAGGCCTTCTTCACCGGCGTGCACACGGACTTTTTGCAGCGCACCTATCCCGACATCGAAGTGGCCATCTCCCCGCCGCGCATGCGGCCGCACCTGGGCGGGTTCCCCCCCAAGGAGATCGTCTCGGACGCGGATCTGGTGCAGTACATTCTGGCTTTCAGGTTGTTCATGCCCCGGGCCGGGGTGACGGTCTCCACCCGGGAGAACGCCAAATTGCGCGAGAATCTGCTCAGTCTTGGTGTGACAAAGATGAGCGCAGGCGTGTGCACCCAGGTTGGCGGCCGGGCTTCGGGCCAGGACGATCCGGGCCAGTTCGAGATTTCCGACGGCCGCAGCGTGGCCGAGATGGCCGAGATGCTCTATTCCAAGGGGTATCAGCCAGTGTACAAGGATTGGCAGTACCTGTAGACTGAGAACCATG
The DNA window shown above is from Desulfovibrio sp. and carries:
- the thiS gene encoding sulfur carrier protein ThiS, which codes for MKVVINGKDAQLEDGESLEGCLASKGFDAKAVVVELNESIVPKDIWPTIALKEGDRLEVVSFVGGG
- a CDS encoding thiazole synthase, producing the protein MTHASDTLLIGGRMLSSRLFLGSGKYSSNSLIPPIVNASGAQVITVAVRRVDPEAGQENILTHIPKSCILMPNTSGARNAQEAVRIARLARAAGCGDWIKIEVISDNRYLLPDNQETIEATRILAAEGFTVLPYMSPDLMAAKRMAEAGAAAIMPLGAPIGTNRGFRTKELVRIMIEEISLPVIVDAGIGRPSEACECMEMGAAAVLVNTAVASAADPVAMARAFGQAVAAGRTAFLAGPGAVEETAKASSPLTGFLHE
- the thiH gene encoding 2-iminoacetate synthase ThiH; its protein translation is MTFHDELRRYDGLDFDRFFSQVADADIARIIAKNRLSPMDYLALLSPRAASHLEAIATRAHELTVRHFGRAVVLFTPLYLANFCTNQCVYCGFNTKNELERRKLTVEEVEAEAQEIAKSGLKHILILTGEDRKVTPVSYMVECVQALKKYFTSISIEVYPLTREEYGELAEAGVDGMTMFQEVYDEPAYLELHPKGPKRNYLRRLEAPERAAAAGIRQITTGALLGLHDWRREAFFTGVHTDFLQRTYPDIEVAISPPRMRPHLGGFPPKEIVSDADLVQYILAFRLFMPRAGVTVSTRENAKLRENLLSLGVTKMSAGVCTQVGGRASGQDDPGQFEISDGRSVAEMAEMLYSKGYQPVYKDWQYL
- the mtnA gene encoding S-methyl-5-thioribose-1-phosphate isomerase, with product MTDHIQFSQDQNALMLLDQRILPGREEYFLCKNTLDTIYALQTMVVRGAPAIGVTAAYGCYLASREVEPSDAQWKARLEKLLKELEEARPTAVNLRWAVELMRSAWQAEQGLSLEGLQAKWLAMAKEIHAQDIEINKAMGRFGAELIADGDTVMTHCNAGALATAGHGTALGVIRGAWEQGKKIQVIANETRPFLQGARLTAYELHKDGIPVKVACDNACALLMQRGMVQKVVVGADRIAANGDAANKIGTFGVAILAKHFGVPFYVAAPASTFDLNTPTGAGIPIEDRTPREVTHVGEHQITPEGVGVFNYAFDVTPSELIAGIVTERGVIRAPYVENIAKIIGGK